Proteins from one Acropora muricata isolate sample 2 chromosome 9, ASM3666990v1, whole genome shotgun sequence genomic window:
- the LOC136928064 gene encoding ras-related protein Rab-35-like, with translation MAKEYKVVLCGKTGVGKTTLFRCLRGRSDQQRAMDHECKIKTTVGGETIELELWDTLGMEEYAQYTRSHFLLTQAVLFVYSVTDEDSFKQVLELLPLAKAHAQGACYILVRNKIDLTPTFSEDEIPGAFALQFSTSALNGTGTNEMLGNIATHLHLNATPMKSIHSPSAQDQHSQNGASYSCGGDGIVKLEFEEERVPRRRRRRWRCCLI, from the exons ATGGCGAAAGAATACAAGGTCGTACTGTGTGGAAAAACAGGCGTTGGGAAGACTACTCTTTTTCGATGTTTGCGTGGCCGATCAGATCAGCAAAGGGCAATGGATCATGAGTGCAAAATAAAAACGACAGTAGGTGGTGAAACCATTGAG CTTGAGCTGTGGGACACCCTTGGTATGGAAGAGTACGCTCAGTACACACGATCACATTTCTTACTCACCCAAGCAGTGCTGTTTGTTTACAGTGTAACAGACGAAGATTCCTTCAAACAGGTTCTAGAACTATTGCCTTTGGCAAAGGCTCATGCTCAAGGTGCTTGTTACATTTTAGTTAGGAACAAGATTGACTTGACACCGACGTTTAGTGAGGATGAGATTCCTGGTGCATTTGCATTGCAATTTAGCACGTCGGCATTAAATGGCACAGGCACAAATGAGATGCTTGGGAATATAGCAACTCATCTGCATTTAAATGCTACACCCATGAAATCCATTCACTCACCATCAGCGCAAGATCAACATTCCCAAAATGGTGCCAGTTATTCTTGTGGTGGAGATGGTATAGTAAAACTGGAATTTGAAGAAGAACGAGtaccaagaagaagaagaagaaggtgGAGGTGCTGCTTGATCTGA